The sequence below is a genomic window from Acetivibrio clariflavus DSM 19732.
TTCCAATTTCTGCACTTAAATTTGAGCCAACCAATATAGCTCCATCGTTATATAAAACATTTTTTATTTCTTCAGTTCCTGTTGAATAAAATGAAGTTCTTGAATAATTGACTGAGATATCATAAACTTCACCAACCGGATTAGCTTCTGATATCTTAAATTTTATTGCTGCAAACACCCCGTCCTTATCAACTATTCTACTCCTGTCAGCAGGCGCCATAAATGACATCGATGTAAAACCATGTTCATTATTAGTAAATAATGCGAAGTCATCGGGGTCTTCTACTAAAGACCCCGGTTCTACGCTGACCACAGAAATTTTAGTACTGTCAAAATTTAAATTTAAACTCAATGCGTAAATACCCGTAGCCGGAACATTGCTAAATGTTACTGGTACAGTAACAATACTGCCCGGTTCTCCACTAACCCTTCCAATATCAATTTGTAATTGCCCTGCAGCCTGCACGAAAGGTAATGAAGAATTACTTAGTATAATACACATTGTCAGTAATAAGCATGCTATATTCTTCAAGCTGAATAAGCTCTTATCGACTCTTTTTTCCATATGCATACCTTCCTTTTTACTATATGTAGAGTGATACATAATATCTTTGACCTATTGTTCTTCAACTGGGAATAAGGATATTTTTCCGAGTACAAAGTCTCTTATTAATACCGAGTCATTTATCCTTATATTTCCATCACCATCAACATCTGCTGCGAGCATACCGTATTCATATGGAAATTCATCGATTTTACCAAGTACATAATCCCTGACTAAAACAGCATCATTAATTCTAACGCTCTCATTTCCATCTACATCACCATAGATAAATTTATGAGAGGGTGCTTCATTAACTGTTATTTCCACAGGTTGAATAACAGCATAACCATCTGCAATTCTGTCACCATTCCAGTCAAAAAGTATAGTTCCTTCTATTCCATTTGGCATAGATGTTGAATCTTCAAATTTTATAAATGTGTTTTTAGCTTGAAGTACCTCAAATCCTATAACTAATATAGATCCTGACTCCTCAGGTTTATTGCTTTCTCTATATTCTTTCAAATTGACATATCCTTTACTGAAGTTTAAAATTCCTTCATTTACATTGCTTTCTGCTTTTGAGAAAATTGAATACTCATCATTTATAAGAATTTCACCGTCTAATGGTAGCGAATTATTTGTATACGCTTCTTTAGTTATTGGGTTTACAGCTTTTAATACATCAGTGTCATATTTTATATTAACCTGATATCCCGATAAATTTTTAATATCGTTTACCCTAACGGATGCTATTATAACATCACCCACTGAAACTTCAGTTTTGTCTAAATCTATTGTAATATAGCTGTCTCTTATTGGTGTTGCTGTTGGTGTTATTGTTGGTGTTACTGTTGGTGTTGTAGTCGGTGTTGTTGTTGGTGTTATTGTTGGTGTTACTGTTGGTGTTGTAGTCGGTGTTGTTGTTGGTGTTGCTGTTGGTGTTACTGTTGGTGTTGTAGTCGGTGTTGTTGTTGGTGTTGCTGTTGGTGTTACTGTTGGTGTTGTAGTCGGTGTTGTTGTTGGTGTTGCTGTTGGTGTTACTGTTGGTGTTGTAGTCGGAGTTATTGTTGGTGTTACAGTTGGTGTTATTGTTGGTGTTGTAGTCGGAGTTATTGTTGGTGTTACAGTTGGTGTTATTGTTGGTGTTGTAGTCGGAGTTATTGTTGGTGTTACAGTTGGTGTTATTGTTGGTGTTGCTGTTGGTGTTGCTGTCGGTGTTGTTGTCGGTGTTGTTGTTGGTGTTGGTGTAGATATTACTTCAGCATTAATTTTTTCAGGTTGAATAACAGTGTACCCTGAACTTATCTTGTTTCCATACCAATCAATTAAAACTGTTCCATCTATTGCATTAGGTATGCTTGCTGCATTCTCAAACAATACAGCAGTCTCCTTTTTCTGCAATACTTTAAAGCCTATTACTGCTATTGTTCCAGTTTCCTCTGCCACTCCATCTTCCCTGTATGCTTTTAAATTTATGTATGACCTGGAGAAGTTTAATATTCCTTTCTCTATATTGTGTGCCGCATTAGGCAATACACCATAATCCTCTGATGTAAATAATTCACCGCTTGTCGGTATTGTACTGTTTGTATAAGCTCTACCTGTATTTGGATTAACAGCTTGCAATACCTCAGGATCATATTTTATATTTACTTGATATCCTGACAAATTGCTTATCTTATTTACTTTCAATGTCGCTGTAATTATTTCCCCTACTTCTGCACTATTTTTGTCAAATGTCATTGTTATATAACTATCGGTTGTTGGTACTGCTGTTTCTGTTGGTGCAGGTGTTGGTGTTTCTGTTGGTGCTATAGTTGGTGTTGGTGTCGGTGTTGCTGTTGGTACTATTTCAACATTAATTTTTTCAGGTTGAATAACAGTGTACCCTGAACTTATCTTGTTTCCATACCAATCAATTAAAACTGTTCCATCTATTGCATTAGGTATGCTTGCTGCATTCTCAAACAATACAGCAGTCTCCTTTTTCTGCAATACCTTAAAGCCTATTACTGCTATTGTTCCAGTTTCCTCTGCCACTCCATCTTCCCTGTATGCTTTTAAATTTATGTATGACCTGGAGAAGTTTAATATTCCTTTCTCTATATTGTGTGCCGCATTAGGCAATACACCATAATCCTCTGATGTAAATAATTCACCGCTTGTCGGTATTGTACTGTTTGTATAAGCTCTACCTGTATTTGGATTAACAGCTTGCAATACCTCAGGATCATATTTTATATTTACTTGATATCCTGACAAATTGCTTATCTTATTTACTTTCAATGTCGCTGTAATTATTTCCCCTGCTTCTGCACTATTTTTGTCAAAAGTCATTGTTATATAACTTGTATCATCTAAATTAAAGTTTATTGTTTCTGGCTGAATAACCGAATATCCAGATTGTATTCTATCACCGTTCCAGTTAAGCAAAGTTGTCCCATTTATGCCATTTGGCAAAACCTCAGTATCTTCAAACAATACTGTAGTTGGTTTTTTCTGCAATACCTTGAATCCTATTATCGCTAATGTTCCTGTTTCTTCTGGCCTTCCATCAGCTCTATACGCACTTAAATTAGTATATAAGCTACCAAAATTAAGTATACCTTCTGTTACCTTATTCTCAGCTTTTGAAAAAGGTCCATATTCTTCTGATTTTAACAAATCACCGCTAGTTGGTACTGTACTATTTGTATAAACTTCTCCTGTATCAGGATTAACCGCTTCAAGTACTTCAGGATCATATTTAATATTTACTTGATAACCGGAAAAATTTTTAATATTGTTAATTTTTACAACTGCTTTTATTATTTCCCCTACTTCAGCAGAATTTTTATCAAAGTTTATTGTTATATAACTAGAATCTTCTTCATTTAAATTTATTGTCTGTGCCTGTCCTACGGTATAACCTGAATCTATTCTATTTCCAAACCAATCAAATAACAATGTCCCATTTATTCCATTTGGTAATGAGGTCGAATCCTCGAACTTAATTGAAGTAGTTTCTTCTTTCAGAACTTTAAATCTAATAACCGCAACTGTTCCTGTACTTTCAGGATTTGCATCTTCTCTATATGATTTAAGATTCAAATAAGATCTTGAAAAATTTAAAATTCCTTCTTCAACTTTATTTGATGCTACCAAATTTATTCCATAGTCTGTGTTTTTAAGAATTGTTCCAGATTCCGGTGTTGTAGAGTTTTTATATGCAACACCATTTGAAGTAACCGGTTGCAATACATTCGGGTCATATTTCAAATTTACATGACAACCCGAAAAATCGGTAATATTTTTAATATTAATTGATGCGGTAACAATCTCACCCACAGATGCTTTATTCTTATCCAATACTATTTCAATACTAGATGTTGGAGCTGCATTTACTAGGTTACCACATAAACTGCATATCACTAACATCAACGTTAGCAGAAACGATAAAATTCTATTAACCTTCATCGACGATACCTCTCCCCTTTTAAATATTTCTCAATCATTGCCAACTTATTTAATGTCCGTTTGTAAAACTTATCAAACTGCATCTCCAGCACTCAAAAGACTTCAACATAAGCCTTTATTTGATATGAGGAAGGATACAAGCGTATCCTTCCTCATACTTAAAAGTGTCAAACTGTATTAATAGTCTGAAGATACTTTATTAAAGTGTTTCGCAACTATCATTATATCTTCTAAGTTTATAGCACCGTCTTTGTTCAAGTCTGAACCTTCAACGTAGCTATCATCACCAGCTACTGCATTGAATGATTTGCAGATTTCCATTATATCTTCTAAGTTAATTGCACCATCCTGTACTCCATTTATTATCATATCTCCTGCCCACATGAGTAACGGTTCTGTTGCTGTTGACAATTCTTTGTTTGCACTTACTTGAACATTTGCAATTTCACGTGCAAGATAATTATCTTTAGTAATCTTTATTGTATATGTTCCAGCAGCAACATCCTTTATCTCAAAGTAACCGTTACCGTCTGTTACAGCTGATTTACCTGTTCCAACCACTTCTACTTTGAAGCCCGCATTAACCTTCGGTGCTGTAGCTGATGTAGTTACAAAGTCAGGAGCTATATAACCTGAAACTGTAAATCCTTCAACTATAGTTCCGATATTAACTCCACCGTTCTTAGATTCTAAACTTACAGGTTTCAAACTACGATCAGCAAAGTTTATTTTTTCAATCTTGATTTCTGCGAGTCCTTCATCGCCTATTACCTTGAATATCAATTTTGCGAAATCTCCATCTTCGCTAATATACTGATCTACGAATGATTCATCCAGGAATAATATTTTTACTATTCCGTCAGCTTCTTTGTGCGCAGCAAAGTTTATTCTCGGATTTATAACTATGCTTCCAGCTTCTATATCTACATATTCTAACTTAGTTGCATCATATATAATTGTCATATCTGCTGCAGCCAATCCACCCTCAGGTACATTTATCAACTGTACCGGAACAATTACTTCTTGACCTTTTGCAGCATTTACTGTATCTATTACAACATTGAATCCTTCTAAGTCCGGTGTAGGTGTAGGTGTTACTGGAACTGGTGTATTTGTTACTGTATCTGTTGGTGTAGGTGTTACAGGTACTGTTTCATCTTTTACTGTAACTGAGCCGTTAACTACTGCTAATTTTATTGCTTTTAATGACCTGTCTGCAAAGGTCGGTTTATCACCAATTGCTACTGTAGCTGATGTTCCAGCTTTTGCATTTGAGTTTATCTTAAATTTAAGGTTTAACATTATACCGTCTTCGGCAATGTATTCACTTATCAATGTCTCATCAAGGAACAATACATTCAGTAAACCGTCTTTTTCTTTATGTAATGCCAAGTTTACACTTGGATTCTTTACTATGCTTCCTGCTTCATAACTTACATATTCGAGTACGCTTGAATCGTAAGTTATTGCAAAGTCTGCTGATGTAACTCCATTTGCAGATACGTTAGTTAATGTAACTGGTACTGTAACTGTTTCACCTGCTTTACCCTCAACTTTTCCAACTGCTACTATCAAAGCATTTGGATCAGGTGTGCTTGTTACTATATTTGTCGGTGTAGGTGTTACAGGTGTTGTTTCATCTTTTACTGTAACTGAGCCGCTAACTACTGCTAATTTTATTGGTTTTAATGACCTATCTGCAAAGGTCGGTTTATCACCAATTGCTACTGTAGCTGATGTTCCAGCTTTTGCATTTGAGTTTATCTTAAATTTAAGGTTTAACATTACACCGTCTTCGGCAATGTATTCACTTATCAATGTCTCATCAAGGAACAATACATTCAACAAGCCGTCTTTTTCTTTATGCAATGCCAAGTTTACACTTGGATTCTTTACTATGCTTCCTGCTTCATAACTTACATATTCGAGTACGCTTGAATCGTAAGTTATTGCAAAGTCTGCTGATGTAACTCCATTTGCAGATACGTTAGTTAATGTAACTGGTACTGTAACTGTTTCACCTGCTTTACCCTCAACTTTTCCAACTGCTACTATCAAAGCATTTGGATCAGGTGTGCTTGTTACTATATTTGTCGGTGTAGGTGTTACAGGTGTTGTTCCATCTTTTACTGTAACTGAACCGTTAACCAATGCTAATTTTATTGGTTTTAATGACCTATCTGCAAAGGTCGGTTTATCACCAATTGCTACTGTAGCTGATGTTCCAGCTTTTGCATTTGAGTTTATCTTAAATTTAAGGTTTATCATTATACCGTCTTCGGCAATGTATTCATTTATCAATGTCTCATCAAGGAACAATACTTTCAACAAACCGTCTTTTTCTTTATTCAACGCCAAGTTTACACTTGGATTCTTTACTATGCTTCCTGCTTCATAACTTACATATTCGAGTACGCTTGAATCGTAAGTTATTGCAAAGTCTGCTGATGTAATTCCATTTGCAGGTACTTTAGTTAATGTAACTGGTACTGTAACTGTTTCACCTGCTTTACCCTCAACTTTTCCAACTGCTACTGTCAAAGCATTTGGATCAGGTGTGCTTGTTACTATATTTGTCGGTGTAGGTGTTACAGGTGTTGTAGGTGTAGGTGTAGCTGATGCAATAGGTTCTATACCCCATACCAGGTTACCTGACAAATATGCAGTTACTTTATCCCAAGTTGTATAATTTGTTGCACTAGAATTAAATGAGTAGTCGTTTGCTTGATTGTAATTTGTCCAGTCAGTCTTTGCAAATCTGCACTGTACTTCAATTGGAGTATTTGGTTGCAATGAACCTGCAGCACTGCTGAATGAAACTTCAAGATAATAGTCTGCAGTTGCAGTTGCTTGTGTCATTTTTACAAACTGTCCAGTAACATTTGAACTTCCAACTGGTGACCAGTCACACCAGAAGTTCTGTGATTTTTCTCCATCTATTGTAAAGTAGTAACGTAATTTCACATCTGCAAGATTTATTGGTGAACTACCAGTGTTTGTTAATCTGAACTTAGGATAAATACTATTACTTTCTGCCTGTGTATTTGTGTTATAGAACTCAACTTTCAAGTTTGAAGTAACTGGAGTCTTTGTAGGTGTTACAACGATTGTAGGTGTAGGTGTTACAACGATTGTAGGTGTAGGTGTTACAACTTTTGTTGGTGTAGGTGTTTCAATTATGCCACCACCGTTAAGTTTTATTATTCCATTAATAAAACCGGTAGTAATAGGTTTAAGCTGTCTGTCAGCAAATGTTGCTTTAGATATACTTACTACTGTTGAAACAGCTGCTGATGTTATTACTTTAAACTTAAGGTTTGCAAATACTCCATCTTCACTTATATATTGACTTACCAATGTTTCATCGAGGAACAATAATTTTATTATTCCATCATCTTCTTTATTTATTGCAAAGTTCACACTTGGATTTGTTACTATGCTTCCTGCTTCTCCGCTTACATACTCAAGCTTTGTTGCGTCATATGTTATTGTCAGGTCACATGTAGTAACTCCGTTAGATGGTACTTTAATAAAGTTTACAGGTACTGTTATTGTTTCTCCTGATTTACCTTCAACAGAACCAACTTCTACTGTAAATCCTGTAACTACAGGTGTTGGTGTTACAACTCCTACCGGTGTAGGTGTTTCAATTATACCGCCACCGTTAAGTTTTATTATTCCATTAATTAAACCGGTAGTAATAGGTTTAAGCTGTCTGTCAGCAAATGTTGCTTTAGATATACTTACTACTGTTGAAACAGCTGCTGATGTTATTACTTTAAACTTAAGGTTTGCAAATACTCCATCTTCACTTATATATTGACTTACCAATGTTTCATCGAGGAACAATAATTTTATTATTCCATCATCTTCTTTATTTATTGCAAAGTTTACACTTGGATTTGTTACTATGCTTCCTGCTTCTCCGCTTACATACTCAAGCTTTGTTGCGTCATATGTTATTGTCAGGTCACATGTAGTAACTCCGTTAGATGGTACTTTAATAAAGTTTATAGGTACTGTTATTGTTTCTCCTGACTTACCTTCAACAGAACCAACCTCTGCTGTAAATCCTGTAACTACAGGTGTCTTTGCAGGTGTAGGTGTTACAACGTTTGTTGGTGTAGGTGTTACAACTTTTGTCGGTGTTGGTGTTACAACAGTTGTTGGTGTTGCTATTGAACCGCCACCATTAAGTTTTATTATTCCATCAATTAAATCGGTAGTAATAGGTTTAAGCTGTCTGTCAGCAAATGTTGCTTTAGATATACTTACTACTGTTGAAACAGCTGCTGATGTTATTACTTTAAACTTAAGGTTTGCAAATACTCCATCTTCACTTATATATTGACTTACCAATGTTTCATCAAGGAATAATATTTTTATTTTTCCATCCTCTTCTTTAT
It includes:
- a CDS encoding cohesin domain-containing protein — its product is MKKVISMIVAIAMLVTMFSTMINLGTAFAAQDDSTALPAGVLGWAKYGYDNAIAQIENADITALATLTSAGFTVSVESVEGKSGETITVPVKFSNVSSVSGAGITTCDLTITYDATKLEYVSGEAGSIVTNPRVNFALNKEEDGKIKILFLDETLVSQYISEDGVFANLQFKVITSAAVSTTVSISKSTYANRSLAPVSANVIDGIIKLNGSSTIATPTNAVAPTPTKAATVTEFTAEIGSVEGKSGETITVPINFIKVPSNGITTCDLTITYDATKLEYVSGGAGSIVTNPSVNFSLNKEEDGKIKILFLDETLVSQYISEDGVFANLKFKVITSAAVSTVVSISKATFADRQLKPITTDLIDGIIKLNGGGSIATPTTVVTPTPTKVVTPTPTNVVTPTPAKTPVVTGFTAEVGSVEGKSGETITVPINFIKVPSNGVTTCDLTITYDATKLEYVSGEAGSIVTNPSVNFAINKEDDGIIKLLFLDETLVSQYISEDGVFANLKFKVITSAAVSTVVSISKATFADRQLKPITTGLINGIIKLNGGGIIETPTPVGVVTPTPVVTGFTVEVGSVEGKSGETITVPVNFIKVPSNGVTTCDLTITYDATKLEYVSGEAGSIVTNPSVNFAINKEDDGIIKLLFLDETLVSQYISEDGVFANLKFKVITSAAVSTVVSISKATFADRQLKPITTGFINGIIKLNGGGIIETPTPTKVVTPTPTIVVTPTPTIVVTPTKTPVTSNLKVEFYNTNTQAESNSIYPKFRLTNTGSSPINLADVKLRYYFTIDGEKSQNFWCDWSPVGSSNVTGQFVKMTQATATADYYLEVSFSSAAGSLQPNTPIEVQCRFAKTDWTNYNQANDYSFNSSATNYTTWDKVTAYLSGNLVWGIEPIASATPTPTTPVTPTPTNIVTSTPDPNALTVAVGKVEGKAGETVTVPVTLTKVPANGITSADFAITYDSSVLEYVSYEAGSIVKNPSVNLALNKEKDGLLKVLFLDETLINEYIAEDGIMINLKFKINSNAKAGTSATVAIGDKPTFADRSLKPIKLALVNGSVTVKDGTTPVTPTPTNIVTSTPDPNALIVAVGKVEGKAGETVTVPVTLTNVSANGVTSADFAITYDSSVLEYVSYEAGSIVKNPSVNLALHKEKDGLLNVLFLDETLISEYIAEDGVMLNLKFKINSNAKAGTSATVAIGDKPTFADRSLKPIKLAVVSGSVTVKDETTPVTPTPTNIVTSTPDPNALIVAVGKVEGKAGETVTVPVTLTNVSANGVTSADFAITYDSSVLEYVSYEAGSIVKNPSVNLALHKEKDGLLNVLFLDETLISEYIAEDGIMLNLKFKINSNAKAGTSATVAIGDKPTFADRSLKAIKLAVVNGSVTVKDETVPVTPTPTDTVTNTPVPVTPTPTPDLEGFNVVIDTVNAAKGQEVIVPVQLINVPEGGLAAADMTIIYDATKLEYVDIEAGSIVINPRINFAAHKEADGIVKILFLDESFVDQYISEDGDFAKLIFKVIGDEGLAEIKIEKINFADRSLKPVSLESKNGGVNIGTIVEGFTVSGYIAPDFVTTSATAPKVNAGFKVEVVGTGKSAVTDGNGYFEIKDVAAGTYTIKITKDNYLAREIANVQVSANKELSTATEPLLMWAGDMIINGVQDGAINLEDIMEICKSFNAVAGDDSYVEGSDLNKDGAINLEDIMIVAKHFNKVSSDY
- a CDS encoding cohesin domain-containing protein codes for the protein MKVNRILSFLLTLMLVICSLCGNLVNAAPTSSIEIVLDKNKASVGEIVTASINIKNITDFSGCHVNLKYDPNVLQPVTSNGVAYKNSTTPESGTILKNTDYGINLVASNKVEEGILNFSRSYLNLKSYREDANPESTGTVAVIRFKVLKEETTSIKFEDSTSLPNGINGTLLFDWFGNRIDSGYTVGQAQTINLNEEDSSYITINFDKNSAEVGEIIKAVVKINNIKNFSGYQVNIKYDPEVLEAVNPDTGEVYTNSTVPTSGDLLKSEEYGPFSKAENKVTEGILNFGSLYTNLSAYRADGRPEETGTLAIIGFKVLQKKPTTVLFEDTEVLPNGINGTTLLNWNGDRIQSGYSVIQPETINFNLDDTSYITMTFDKNSAEAGEIITATLKVNKISNLSGYQVNIKYDPEVLQAVNPNTGRAYTNSTIPTSGELFTSEDYGVLPNAAHNIEKGILNFSRSYINLKAYREDGVAEETGTIAVIGFKVLQKKETAVLFENAASIPNAIDGTVLIDWYGNKISSGYTVIQPEKINVEIVPTATPTPTPTIAPTETPTPAPTETAVPTTDSYITMTFDKNSAEVGEIITATLKVNKISNLSGYQVNIKYDPEVLQAVNPNTGRAYTNSTIPTSGELFTSEDYGVLPNAAHNIEKGILNFSRSYINLKAYREDGVAEETGTIAVIGFKVLQKKETAVLFENAASIPNAIDGTVLIDWYGNKISSGYTVIQPEKINAEVISTPTPTTTPTTTPTATPTATPTITPTVTPTITPTTTPTITPTVTPTITPTTTPTITPTVTPTITPTTTPTVTPTATPTTTPTTTPTVTPTATPTTTPTTTPTVTPTATPTTTPTTTPTVTPTITPTTTPTTTPTVTPTITPTATPIRDSYITIDLDKTEVSVGDVIIASVRVNDIKNLSGYQVNIKYDTDVLKAVNPITKEAYTNNSLPLDGEILINDEYSIFSKAESNVNEGILNFSKGYVNLKEYRESNKPEESGSILVIGFEVLQAKNTFIKFEDSTSMPNGIEGTILFDWNGDRIADGYAVIQPVEITVNEAPSHKFIYGDVDGNESVRINDAVLVRDYVLGKIDEFPYEYGMLAADVDGDGNIRINDSVLIRDFVLGKISLFPVEEQ